CACTGCATCACCGAGCGTACCCACGCCATGGCGCAAGGCGCGTCGCATTCCTCCAGGCGCCGCCGGTCCAGACACAGCCGCCGGCAGTCGCTGCCGCCCTTGCGCAGTTCGGGGTGGACCGGACCACGGTGCAGCGGGAGCAGTCGGGCCGCGGGAATGGTCATGGTCGTGCCGCACCGCCGCGGTCGGTGCGTCACGAAGACCAGGCCTCGCCCCGGATCGTCAAACGCGGCTGTGTAGCCCTCCAGCGCCAGCAGCCGGTCCTGCACGAAGTCCTCCAGGGTAGCCCAGTGTTCACCACACAGCGGACACGTCTTGAACCCCTCCGGGTTCGTGTCTTCGCCAGCCATGCGTCCCCCTTTCGCCAGGCTGTGCACATTTCCCCCACGCGCGGCAGAGGTCCTCCTTGCCCGGTGACGAAACCTCCCCGCCGTAGACAACCATCCTGTTCGGGTGACGAAGGGAAGTCGGTACACATGAAGGTGGCCGTGATCGGTCTGGGCGGCATCTCCGCCACACACATCACTCAGTGGCAGAAGCTCTCGGTGGACCTCGCCGCGGGCTCTGATATCAGCCCGGAGGCCGTGGCCCGGGCCGAGGAGAAGGGCCTCAAGGGCTATGCGGACTGGCGCCAGATGCTCGACGAAGTCCAGCCGGAAGTCGTCAGCATCTGCACCCCGCCCTTCCTGCACCGCGAGATGGCCGTTGAGTGCCTGCAGCGCGGCATCCATGTCCTGTGCGAGAAGCCGATGGCGGCTACGCTGGAGGACGCCGAGGCCCTGGCGGCGGCCGCGGCGCAGGCCAAGTCGAAGCTCATGATCGCCTACTGCCACCGCTTCCACGGGCCGGTCATGAAGCTCAAGGAGGTCCTCGACACCGGCATTCTGGGCCAGCCCGTGTTCTTCCGCGGGGCCTTCACCGGCGTGATTCAGTTCACCACCAACCACCGCGCCAACTTGCGCATGGCCGGCGGCGGCTCCCTGATGGATAACGGCTCTCACGCGGCCGACCTGTACCAGTACCTGCTGGGCAAGTTCGCCCGCGTGTCCTGCCGCGCGGGGACTCTGCTCCAGGACATGGAGACCGACGACGTCGGCATCATCCTGTTCACGGGCGAGAACGGCTGCTTCGGCGAGATCATCGCGGGGTACTCGCTGCCGGGCGAACTGACCGAGTGGATCATCACGGGCGAGAAGGGCATCCTGACGCTGCCGAACTACTTCGCCGGCCCGGTGCGCT
The bacterium genome window above contains:
- a CDS encoding Gfo/Idh/MocA family oxidoreductase, whose product is MKVAVIGLGGISATHITQWQKLSVDLAAGSDISPEAVARAEEKGLKGYADWRQMLDEVQPEVVSICTPPFLHREMAVECLQRGIHVLCEKPMAATLEDAEALAAAAAQAKSKLMIAYCHRFHGPVMKLKEVLDTGILGQPVFFRGAFTGVIQFTTNHRANLRMAGGGSLMDNGSHAADLYQYLLGKFARVSCRAGTLLQDMETDDVGIILFTGENGCFGEIIAGYSLPGELTEWIITGEKGILTLPNYFAGPVRFRAHDAKEWQEFECDNSETRFDRMFRHFVECVENDQEPLSNAQTALHIQRVICTAYEEAKTAGLAVS